Below is a window of Thermotoga sp. DNA.
TCTCCTAGCGTGTACTCCATGTAGTAATACCATTGCTTCCTTCCCCGAAAAGGCTCGGCCGTTACGACGCTTCCGGTCTGTTTTGGGGTGGTCGGAAACATGAGGATGTCCTCGCGAACCTCTTTTTCCCACCTCCCAGTTGCTTTGTCGTACCTGTATGTTGTAATGGAGAAAGACAAGCTGAAAAGAATAACGATAAAAATCCCCAATCCCCATTTCCTCACAGATTTCGCCCCCTACGATTCAAACTCTACTCACCGGTGTCAAATTGTGGAGAAAGATAGGAAAAACTTCAATGAGTCTTTAATAAAAAAACAATAAAGGATTGGTACACTCTATTCGGGGGGTGATGAACGTGGAAGTGCAAATAGAAAAACCCACACCGGAAAAGCTCAAAGAGCTCGGTGTAGAAAGATGGCCCATCTGGGAAAAGGAAGTCAGCGAGTTTGACTGGTACTACGACACCAACGAGATCTGCTACATCTTGGAAGGAAAGGTGGAGGTAACAACGGAGGATGGGAAGAGATACGTGATTGAAAAAGGCGACCTTGTTACCTTTCCCAAGGGCTTGAGGTGCCGATGGAAAGTAATAGAGCCTGTGAGGAAACACTACAACCTGTTTTGAACTTGAAATACCCCAAAAAGTGTCGTAGAATAATGGTGCACCACGCTAGGCGGGGGGTTGGCGGTCCCCTGTACCCGAAATCCGCCATACGCGGGGCCGAATTCCCACCCGAGGCTCTTCGGGTCGGGAAACGGCGTGGTTCGGAAGCGATGAAGGCCGGGTCCCACGCAACGGAGCCCTGTGAACCTGGTCAGGCCCGGGAGGGAGCAGCCATAAGCAGGTGTCTCCGTGTGCCGTGGGGGTGCTCGGCTGGAGCTTTCCGACCACGCACGCCTCGGTCCGAGGATGTCGACGGTGGGTGCGTGGTGCATTTTTTGTTTGGCTACACCATCGTTGAGATCCTCGGACTACTCTTTTGTTTCTGTACAATCGTGATGATCGGATTTCTTGCCCTTTCTCTTGCCTTGGAAACGAAGGTTCGCCTCGTGAACAATGTGGACGAAATGCTCGATGAGTTCTACGCTGTGGATTTCATGAAGCATGAATATGAAGTGAAAGGGGCGGCTTTACCTTCTCTTTACGTCTCTCCATCCCGCCTGAGTTTCAAGGCGGAGTACAAGGGAAAGAATGGGTGGATTTCTTATCTTGTGATCTTCGATGAAGGATCGTACAAGCTCATTCGACTGGGATTGAGTGGAGAGGGGAACAACTATCTGCTCGAGACTAAGAAGAAGACGCGTTTCTTACAGGATGGAAAGGTGTTTTCCATAACGATAGGAGAGACAAGATACGATCTTGGGGTTTCAGAGTAGTCCTCTGTGCTTTATGAAGTAGTACACTACTATCCAGCTTCCCAGCATCACCTTCAAGTACACGATCACGTTGGCGGGAACAATGAGGTTCCTTCCAGGGAAGATCAAAAGAACGAAGAAAAGAAAGACAACCATGATCATCTTTTCCAGTGAATGCACATGTGCTTTCTCGAATTTCCTTTCAAAGCTTTCGAACTCCTCGACCATGGCTATCAATGCAAGAGCCGTTCCTCCTGCTACACCAGCCGAGAATCCCCCACCGGGGCTCACATGACCCTCGATCGCAAGGTACAGAGAACCCACCAGAAGGAAGAACGCGATGAACCGCGTGAAGATTCTGATGGAAACGTCCGATATACTCTTTATTTCTCCAGGAGCAGGAAGATACGCCATGTGGAGAGAAACTCCCAGAACTGCCAGAGAGAAAATGAGCACCTCGAATACCGTATCGTACACCCTGTTCAGAAGGTATATCTGCGTGATGGGATTTTCCACCACAAGGTCTTTGAAATCTACAGAGACCTTTTCAAAGCTTCCGTATGCGATCAACACAATTCCGAAAACAATCAGCACCGTTGTCCAAACCCATCTCATTTACCTTCCTCCCCCAGATACTTTCTTTTGAGCCTTTCCACGAGGTCCTTCTCCGCCTTCAGGAACCGTTTGAACCGGCTCTTCAATTCCTCGTCGGCAAAGAGGATATGATAGCTTCCTTCTTTCTGGAAGACGTGGTTCAACTCCTCCCCTCGATAGGTTCTGTCCATGTATCTCAGAAGGTCGAGCTTTTCGTCCTCGAGGTAGAAGATCTTCGTTTCCAGGTATCCCCTTTTGTCTTCCCTGAAGATACCACCACACCCAATATCTATCTTTCCCTCGTTCAGTGCTTCGATCAGCTCTTCCAGAGAACTGTATTCCACGAATTCCACTCCGTAGTCGTATTTTTCACAGAAGTTCTTCATGAGTTCGTATTCAAAACCCGTGAAGGCTTCTCCGATCTTTTCGAAGAGTAGCCTCACCGGAGTGAAGCCGATCTTTATTCTGTCCCTGGATTTGAGAGCTATCAGGTAAACAAGGGTTGTGAGGAGAGCTCCCAAAAGTGCCTCGGCTATTGCAACATCTGGGGCGGCAAGAATGGTGTAAAGAAGCGTCGCCAGGATGCTGATAGCGGTTCTTCCAATGACCGAGAACATCCTCGCTGGTGTGAAAATCGTGTAGAAAGAGATAGCTATCATCGAGAAAAGAACGATGTGCTCTATCAAGAGGATCCCTCCGTATACATACGTGCTATCACGTGAGAGATGAACGGTCCCCACACAAGTAGAATCACTATCATGAGAACGGTTCTTGAGGCATCTTCCCAGAAGTTGAGTACCACAAAGATAGATCCCACTGTGTCGGAAATTCCTATGAAGTGCATCTTCAGGTAAAAATCTTTCTTGATGAGGGTGAGGAAAGTGCCGAGACACATCAGCACCACACCGACGTAGATCATTCCTTTCTCCCCCTCAAAAAGTAAGAGAAGAGAATCACGCCACTTCCACCGGCAAGCAGGTAGAAGATGGCAACATCTCGCACCTGAGAGAGCCCCGGAACAAGATACGATAATGCATATATCAGAACGCCTGTCTTGGTGGAGAGCGAAGAAATCCCAAGGAGCTTTTCCCAACGGTTCTTACCCAGTACAACAAGAATGACACTCAAAACAAGGGGAACCGCGAGTATCCAGTTCATTCTCTTCCCACCCGATGAACTACTATGTATCCTTCATCGGAAACGACGACCAGAGTCCTGGGTGTGAGCGTGATCGTGAGCGTCTTTTCGAGTTCTTCCCATTCATCTTTCACCGGGATCTCGTAGACCTTCCTCTCTCTGGACGATAGCATCACCATCAACGACTCGAAGATCGCCTTCGGTGTGTAGTAGGCAAGCTTGAACACGAGAATCGGAAACTTCTCGAAGTGCGACGGTCTTGTGAACACGTAAGCGGCAAAACTCATAAGAATTCCTGAAACAGTGGTCAGGAGAGTAACCTTTTGAGAAAGAACCACGAAAAAAACAGTGCCCGTCACCACTGCAGTGAAAACAGACACACTATCACCGTCCCAAGGAGGTACACTCCTAACATAGAATCGAAATCCTCCAGCGGATATTTCTTGATTCTGTATTTTCTAAAGAGAAGGTGAACCAGAAGGCCAGCT
It encodes the following:
- a CDS encoding cupin domain-containing protein gives rise to the protein MEVQIEKPTPEKLKELGVERWPIWEKEVSEFDWYYDTNEICYILEGKVEVTTEDGKRYVIEKGDLVTFPKGLRCRWKVIEPVRKHYNLF
- a CDS encoding Na(+)/H(+) antiporter subunit B, translated to MRWVWTTVLIVFGIVLIAYGSFEKVSVDFKDLVVENPITQIYLLNRVYDTVFEVLIFSLAVLGVSLHMAYLPAPGEIKSISDVSIRIFTRFIAFFLLVGSLYLAIEGHVSPGGGFSAGVAGGTALALIAMVEEFESFERKFEKAHVHSLEKMIMVVFLFFVLLIFPGRNLIVPANVIVYLKVMLGSWIVVYYFIKHRGLL
- a CDS encoding hydrogenase subunit MbhD domain-containing protein, which produces MIEHIVLFSMIAISFYTIFTPARMFSVIGRTAISILATLLYTILAAPDVAIAEALLGALLTTLVYLIALKSRDRIKIGFTPVRLLFEKIGEAFTGFEYELMKNFCEKYDYGVEFVEYSSLEELIEALNEGKIDIGCGGIFREDKRGYLETKIFYLEDEKLDLLRYMDRTYRGEELNHVFQKEGSYHILFADEELKSRFKRFLKAEKDLVERLKRKYLGEEGK
- a CDS encoding monovalent cation/H(+) antiporter subunit G codes for the protein MIYVGVVLMCLGTFLTLIKKDFYLKMHFIGISDTVGSIFVVLNFWEDASRTVLMIVILLVWGPFISHVIARMYTEGSS
- a CDS encoding Na+/H+ antiporter subunit E: MSVFTAVVTGTVFFVVLSQKVTLLTTVSGILMSFAAYVFTRPSHFEKFPILVFKLAYYTPKAIFESLMVMLSSRERKVYEIPVKDEWEELEKTLTITLTPRTLVVVSDEGYIVVHRVGRE